A stretch of DNA from Dehalococcoidia bacterium:
CGTCTCGGGCAGGTAGGCAGGCTCGTTGCGCTGCCCCCGCCGTCCCTGGGGAGGAAGATAGGGGGCATCGGTCTCCACCGTCAGCCAGCGCAGGGGCAGCCCCCTGGCGACGGTGCAGATGCGCTCGCTCTTGGGATAGGTGCAGGTGGCTGGCACCGAAACGAGGAAGCCCAGCTGCACGTAGCGCAGGGCCAGAGGAAGGTCGCCCGCGAAGCAATGCATCTGGCCCAGGGGACGGTCGTGGGGCCAGTCGGGCAGCACCGCTCGCTCGTACCGGCTCAGGATGGCGAACGTCTCCTGGTCGGCTTCCCGCGAGTGCACCACCACTGGCAGGCGCAGCTCGGCGGCCAGTTCCAGCTGGGCGAGGAAGGCGCGGCGCTGGTCATCGGGGGGCGACAGGTTGCGGTAGAAGTCCAGGCCCGTCTCGCCGATGGCTACCACCTTAGCCGAGTCGGCCAGGCGCCGCAGGGCTTTGAGGGAGCGACCGTCCAGCCGGCTGGCATAGTGGGGGTGGACTCCGATGACGGCATAGACGTCGGCGTGCTCGTCGGCCATCTCCACCGCTCGCTGGCTGGACTCCAGGTCCCAACCCACCACTACGAAGGCTCGCACGCCCGTCTCGCGGGCGCGGGCCAGCACCTGCTGGCGGTCGGCCTCGAACTGGCGGTCCTGGAGGTGGCAATGGGCATCTACTAGCAACATCAGGCGCCCAGGCGGGCCTCCTCCTCCTCGACGATGCTCGGGTCCAGCTTCTTGAAAAGGGGCTCGGGCTCCAGCAGGTGCTGCCCCGGTCGAGGCAGATCGAAGCGCCAGCCCTGGGCCTCCAGCGTGCCCTTGTAGCCCAGCATCTGATGCAGCCGCTGGCTGGTGAAGGGCAGATAGGGGTAAAAGGCTACCTTGAGTCCATTGATGGCAGCGATGCTGGTGTAGATGACGGTGGCGCAACGGGGCCGGTCCTGCCCCACCAGCCGCCAGGGCGCGCTGTCCTCCAGGTAACGATTGGCCTCCCGCGCCGCCGCCATGGCCGCCTCGATCCCCGCCCGGAAGCGACAGGCAGCGATGTTCTCCCCCGTCCGCTTCAGGGCCTGCTCCACCTGATGTAGCAACATCCGGTCTCGCTCCAGCAGCTGGGCCGGCGTGGGGATGGTGCGGTCGAAGTGGCGGTAGGCAAAGGCCAGCACCCGGTTCACCAGGTTGCCCCACGTGGCCACCAGCTCGTCGTTGTTGCGACGCACGAAGTCGGCCCAGGTGAAGTCCGAGTCGGAGGTCTCGGGCATGGTCACCGCCAGGTAGTAACGCAGGGGGTCTGGATCGTAGCGTGAGAGGAAGTCAAGCACCCACACCGCGAGGTTGCGGCTGGTGGAGGCCTTGGCCCCCCGCACCGTCTGGTACTGATTGGCGGGGACATCGTATGGCAGGTTGTACGGCTCGCCGGTGGCGTCGGAATAGGCCATCAGCTGGGCCGGCCAGATGAGGGTGTGGAAGATGATGTTGTCCTTGCCGATGAAGTAATAGCTCTTGCACTTGGGGTCCTGCCAGAACTGGCGCCACTTTTCGGGGTCGCCCTGGCGCTGCGCCCACTCCTTGGAGGCCGAAAGGTAGCCGATGACGGCCTCGAACCAGACATAGATGCGCTTGTCCTGGTACCCCTCCAGGGGAATGGGCACCCCCCACGTGATGTCGCGGGTGATGGCCCGGTCGCGCAGCCCCTGCTCCAGCAACGACAGGGAGAAGTTGAGGACGTTCTTGCGCCAGTGGGCCTTGTCGCTGGAGAGCCACTTGCGCAGGCGGTCGTTGTAAGCGCTGAGACGCAGGAAGAAGTGCTCCGACTCCCGTATCTCCGGGCGGGAGCCGTCGAAGCGGCAACGAGGGTCCAGGAGGTCCACGGGGTCCAGCACGTTGCCGCAGTTGTCGCACTGGTCGCCCCGGGCCGCCGTGTAGCCACAGATGGGGCAGGTGCCCTCCACGTAGCGGTCCAGCAGGAAGCGCTCCTCCACGGTGCAGAAGGGAAGGCGCATGGTGCCCTTGTAGATGTCGCCTCGCTCGTAGAGCTTCAGGAAGATGTCGTGCACGGTGCGAGCATGGTTCTCGGTCCCCGTAGAGGTGTAAAGGTCGAAGCTGATGCCCAGCCGCCGCCACGTTTCGAGGAACTCCTGGTGGTAGTGGGCGGCGATCTCGGCCGGCGTCTTCCCTTCCTGCTCCGCCCGCACGGTGATGGGCGTGCCGTGCTGGTCGCTGCCCGAGACCATCAGCACCTGGTTGCCGACGGTGCGGTGGTAACGGGCGAAGATATCGGCAGGCAGATAAGCCCCCACTATCTGTCCGGTGTGCAAGGGGCCGTTGGCGTAGGGCCAGGCCACGCCGATGAAGATTCGCTCGGCCATCTCCGCTCAGTTGTGGATTTTAACACAGGCCCCCCTGGCCAGGGCGGGATGCCGACTCCAGCCAGAGGCGATAGACCAGGCGCCTGGGCAGGCCATGGCGGGCTGACACCTGGGCCACTGCCTCTCGCGCCCTCAGCCCCTGCTCCCTCAGGGACGCCAGCTCTTCTCTCAACGCCTCTTTCTGGGACTCGGTCAGCGGCGAAGTCGTCCCGTGCCCCTCGCCCGACAGGCGCGCTTCCCCTCCTCCTTGCTCGCCGGCCCGATCCGTCCTGGCGCCCTGTATGACCAGTGTGAACTCCCCTCGCGGCTCCTGGAAGTGGGCCAGGGCCGCTGACACCGTGCCCCGGAACACCTCCTCGAAGGCCTTGGTCAGCTCCCGACAGACAGCGATACGACGGTCGCCCAGCACATCCAGCACGTCCGCCAGGGACGCCCGCAGGCGGTGGGGGGCTTCCAGAGCCACCAGTGTGCAGCCAAGCCCCCTTACCTCCGCCAGCAGGCGCCTGCGCTCGCCCTGGCGGCGGGGCAGAAAGCCCAGAAAGAGAAAGCGGTTCGCAGGCATCCCTGAGACGGCCAGGGCCGTCACCACCGCAGAGGGACCCGGCACCGGCACTACTCGAAAGCCGGCCGCCGCCGCTGCCGCTACCAGGTCGGTGCCCGGGTCGCTGATGCCCGGCATCCCCGCCTCCGACACCAGGGCCACGTCTCCCTCCCGCAGGAGGGACAGGATGTAGGGGATTCGGGCCGCCTTGTTATGCTCGTTGTAGCTCACCAGTCGGGCGCGGATCCCGTAGTGGGAAAGCAGCTTGCGAGCGGTGCGGGTGTCCTCGGCCGCTATGGAGGACACCTCCCGGAGGACGCGCAGGGCGCGCAGGGTCACGTCCTCCAGGTTGCCGATGGGCGTGGCCACCAGATAGAGCACCGGCATGGAATGCCTTCCGGGAAAGTGCTAAGACCCGTTTGCTGGAATGGGGCGAGTTACATTGACCGCAGCCCCCTTTCCTGGTATATTCTCATCTAAACACAGGTCAGCGACCAGCAGCAGGGGGTCGGTAGCGTATGAGTATCGTTCCCATGAAGGAGTTGAGGCCCGCCTACGGCTTCGACGACGTGGCTATCGTGCCCGGGTCCGTCACCGTCAACCCGGAGCTGACGGATGTGCGCTTCAGCCTGGGCGGCTTCACCTTCGAGCTGCCCATCTTGGCTGCCGCCCTGGACGCCATCGTCGATCCCCAGTTCGCCATCGCCTTCGCCAGGCTGGGCGGGCTGGCCGTCCTGAACCTGGAGGGCCTCTACACGCGCTACGAGGACCCCTACGCTGCCATCGCTGAGATCGTGTCGGCTTCCCAGGAGGAGTCGGCCGCAGTCATCCAGCGCCTCTACTCGGCCCCTATCCGCGAGGAGCTGGTGGGGGAGCGCGTGCGTCAGATCAAGGCCGGGGGCGCCGTGTGCGCTGTGGCAGCCACGCCGGCCAACACCAAGCGCCTGGCACCCATCGCTGTGGAGGCGGGGGCCGATATCTTCGTCGTGCAGTCCACGGTAACCACTGCCCGCCACATCTCCCGCTCCCTGCGGGGCCTCATCTTCGAAGAGCTAGTGGAGATGCTGCGGGTGCCGGTGGTGGTGGGGAATACCGTCACCTACGCCGCCACCAAGGAGCTGATGGAGACGGGCATCGCTGCCGTGCTGGTGGGCGTGGGGCCCGGCGCCAGCTGCACCTCCCGCGAGGTGCTGGGCATCGGCGTGCCCCAGGTTACGGCCACCATCGAGTGCGCCGCCGCCCGCGACCAGTATTACCGGGAGACGGGGCGCTACGTGCCTATCATCACCGACGGCGGGATGCGCAACGGGGGCGACATCTGCAAGGCGCTGGCTGCCGGGGCCGACGCGGTGATGCTGGGCAGCATCTTCGCCCGCACTCAGGAGGCGCCCGCTCGCGGCTACTCCTGGGGCATGTCCACAGGCCATGCCCAGCTGCCGCGGGGCACCCGCATCCACACCGGGGTGGACACCACCCTGGAACGGCTGCTGTTCGGCCCCACCTCTCGCACCGACGGGGCCGAGAACCTGGTGGGGGCCATCCGCACCGCTATGGGGATGTGCGGTGCTCGCACCATATCCGAGTTCCACCAGGCGGAGATGATCGTGGCGCCGGCCATCAAGACGGAAGGCAAGGCCTTCCAGATGGCCCAGGCGGCCCGCCGCTAGCGCTCCTCGCCCGGCCCGCACTGGGGCGCGATACTGGCAAAGGCCCAGTCCAGCAGCCTCTGGGCGTCGTTCACCACGTCCTCGCTAGCCAGCACGCTGACAATGAGGCGTCGACCGTCCCGCTCCGCTGCCGCCACGATGGTCTGCCGTGCCTGGTCGGTGTAGCCGATCTTGACCCCGATGGCCCCCTCGTAGTTGTAGATGAACACGTTGCTGTTCCAGAGTAGCGGCCCGGGCCAGGCGGGCTGATAGGTACGACTGGCGACTATACGCGCCAGTTCGGGCCGCAGCAGTAGCGCTCGCCCCAGCATGGCCATGTCGTAGGCCGAGCTGTAATGGCCCGGCTCGTCCAGCCCGTGCGGGTTGCGGAACTGGCTGTCCCGCAGGCCGAGCCTCTGCACCTCGCGGTTCATCATCTGGACGAAGGCCGGGACGCTGCCCCCTACGTAGGCGGCGATGGCCAGGGCAGCATCGTTCCCCGAGGGGAGCAACAGCCCGTAGAGGAGGTCGCGCAGGGAGAGGGTCATCCCCGGCTTCAGCCCCATGACGGTGGAGCCGGTGGTGAAGTTCAGCTCGCCCCCGTCCACGTTCACCGTCACCATCGCCGAAAGGGGCGCTCGCTCCTCGGCCACCAGGGCGGTGACGATCTTGGTGAGACTGGCCGGCGGCAGGCGCTCGTGCTCGTTGAGGGCGTAGAGCAGGGCGCCGCAAGGCTCCTCCACCACCGCCACCGCGCGGCCCGACACGCTGGGCGGCGCCGCGAGAGGGGTGGGCAGGGGACGCTGCACCGGCGTTGGGGGGACAGCTCCCCCCTGACCCGAGCGGGTGCTGTGAGCGGCCTCCCTCTCCCCTGCCTCGGCTGCGGCGCCGTCCGGGACCGTAGCGGGACGGGTGCTGCCGTCCCCGCGGAGCAGCAGGAGGCCCAGTGCGCCCAGGACGCAGGCCAGCAGCAAGGGCAGAAGCCAGCGCCTGCGCCCCGCCTGTCGGCGCGAGGGCAGATAGCCGTACCGGTAACGGGGCGCCCGTCTGCTCACCGTCGTCGCACGTGGGGCCTTGCCCGCGCCCGAACCGGAGAGCGCCCACCCGTCCTGCCCCAGGCCCTTACGGGTATGATAGCCGACATCGATGCCGACGGGGGAGGTCGACGCCCCTTCTGGCGCTCGACCGGGGCAGCGCATACCATAGGAGTAACGTCCCGTAGGGAAGTCGGCGCGTGTGGCGTAAGCTGCTGCTGACGGCCGTGGCCCTGACGACGGCAGGGCTGCTCTCCGTCGGCCGTGGCCAGGCCCAGTCCCCCCAGATATCGGTGGGAGTGGCCGCTTCCTCCCCCGGCAGTACAGCCATCGTGGCCGTCACCGTCTCCCCCGATCCCCAGGCCCCCCTGGGGGCGGCCGTGTTGCGCATCGCCTACGACTCCTCCCGCCTGCGGGCCACTGCTTTCTCCCCCCTATCGGAGGGCGTGGTGGCTGAGTGCGACCTTTCGGCAGTGGGGTCGGTCCGCTGTGGGCTGCTACACGCCACGGGAATGGCGGGGCAGGTCATGTCCCTCACTTTCCAGGTCCTGCCAGCAGCAGCGCCGGGCGTCGTCCCCCTCTCGCTCACTGTGGAGGAGTGCTTCACCGTTCAGGGGGATGGGGCCAACTGCCTCCGCGCCGACGGGGCGGTGGTCGTCCAGTCGACCACCACGCCGCCGCCGGCACCGCTGCTGGTGGCCATTCGCCCCCTGTCAACGACCCAGGCCCTTATCAGTTGGCTGCCGACCTCAGGGACCACCCATTACCGCCTGAGGAGCGCCCTCAACTTCGAAATGACCTTTGGCGTCAGGGAGACGCCGCTACCGGTGGAGTCGCTGCCCCTGGGCAATGGCCTGACGGTGGGGGTGCCCGACGCCGACGGCCTGGCCTTCTACTACCAGCTGGCCGCCTGCAACCAGGCAGGGTGTTCGCCCTTCGTGCGCGCCGGGGGGCTGGCGCGCCGCATATGGCCGGGTGCCAACGACTGGAACTTCTACATGGCGGCCTACGACTTTATAGGCACCACCACCGCCTGGGCCTTCAACGCCAGCCCCGTGCCGGGCAAGGCGTCGGTCATCGCCTTTTACGACGGTATCCAGGGTTTCGGCGCCACGCCCAGGGGCCAGTGCTCGTTGCCACTGCCGCCGGGCAGCGCCTGCACCCTCAGCTGGCCGGGGGCCAGCGCCTTCGCCAGCGCCTCTCAGTCCTTCCCGCCCTTCGGAGAGGTGGGCACAGCCCTGAGGGTCAGGTAGACGCTGCGGCGGCCGGGGCCATTCGCGGCCTTAGCCCATCCCTTCGCCCTCGAACAGGGGCCTCTGCAGAGGCTGGGGAGGCGACAGCCCCAGGTGACGGTAGGCGAGGGGGGTAGCGACCCGGCCCCGCGGGGTCCGCTTGAGCAGCCCCGCCTGCATCAGATAGGGCTCGTAGACCTCCATGATGGTGTCGGGGTCCTCGGAGATGGCGGCGGCGATGGTCTCGATGCCCACGGGGCCCCCCGCGAACTTTTCGACGATGGTCCTGAGCAGCTTGTGGTCCACTTCGTCCAGGCCCAGGGGGTCGACCCGCAACTGCTCCAGGGCCTGCCGCGCCACCTCACCAGTCACGACCCCCGCCGCCCTCACCTGTGCATAGTCGCGGGCACGCCGCAGCAGACGGTTCGCGATGCGTGGAGTGCCGCGGGCGCGGCGAGCTATCTCCAGCGTCCCCTCCTCGTCGATCTCCACACCCAGGACGCCTGCATTGCGGCGCACGATGGCTGCCAGCTCCTCCTCCGAGTAGAAGTCCAGGCGGTAGACGGCCCCGAAGCGGTCGCGCAGGGGGGCGCCCAGCAGGGCGTACCTGGTGGTGGCCCCCACCAGGGTGAAGGGGGGAAGGCGGAGGCGGATGGAGCGGGCGGCCGGCCTCTTCCCCAGCACGATGTCCAGCTGGAAGTCCTCCAGGGCGGGATAGAGCAGCTCCTCGGCGGCACGAGGCAGCCGGTGCACCTCGTCGATGAACAGCACATCGCCGGGCTGCAGCCCGGTGAGAATGGCCGCCAGGTCCCCCGGGCGCTCTATGGCGGGGCCGGAGGTGACGCGGATGGAGACGCCCATCTCATGGGCGATGATGTGGGCCAGGGTGGTCTTGCCGAGCCCCGGCGGCCCGAAAAGCAGGACGTGGTCCAGAGGCTCGCCCCTGCTGCGGGCGGCAGCGATGGCGATGGCCAACGTCTCACGTATGTGGTCCTGCCCTACGAAGTCGGCCAGACGCCTCGGACGCAGGGTGGCATCCAGGGCCGTATCATCGGCCTGGGCGCTGGGGGAGACGGCGCGCTCTTCCACCGCTGGCTGGAGCGGGCGGGGCACGGGGCCGCCGCGCCTCGAATATCTGTGCTACGGCCATTATAACGAGGGTGCCCACCCCCGTCCACGCCGCGCGTCTCAGCCCTGTCCCCGCTCCCGGGCAGCCAGCTCCTGCACGATGCGCAGCGCCTCGCGGGCGTGCACCTCCATGTCCGTCTCGCTCTCGATGACGCCGCGGATGATGCCCTGCTTGTCGATGACATAGGTGACGCGGGAGGGCACCGGACGGTCATCGCGCCAGACACCGTAGTCACGGCAGGTCTGGTAACGGGGCCAGTCGCTCAGGAGGGGGTAGGGCAGGCCCAGCTCGCGGGCGAAGGCGCCCTGGCTCGGGAAGGGGTCTACACTCACGCCCAGGACCTGGGCGTCGGCCTCCGCGAACTCTCGGGCGAGGTCGCGGAAGCAGCACAGCTCCCGCGTTCAGCCGGGGGTGAAGGCCAGCAGGTAGAAGGCCAGCACCACATGCTTCTTGCCCTGGAAGTCGGACAGGCGCACCTGCTGGCGCTGGGGGTCGGTGAGGACGAACTCCGGCGCCGGGTCTCCCACCTGAAGGGGCATGCCTCTCCTTTCGGGCCTAGTGGTGGCCCACCAGCGACTCCGATTCCGCTTCAGCCCGAGGCCGATGGGGCTCGTAGCCAATGCTGCGTCGTATCAGGGTCAGCACCAGCGCGACGGCCGCCGCCCCCGCCACCGAGGCCGTGGTCAGGAGGGCCAGGCGCAGCACGTCAGGGGGCGACGGCGGGGCCACGGTGAAGGTGAGGGAACCGCTCAGGGACTGGCCGCCCTGCTCCTGCCTCACCATCCAGAAGAGGGTGTAGGAGCCGGTGGCTTCCTGGGGCCAGGAGGGACGGACGTCCAGGCAGGTGCCGTCCTCGCTGGGCGAGGCCGAAAGGGGCACGGTGCCTCCCCCCGCTCGGGCCAGGCTCAAGGTATAGTCGCCGCCCCCCGAGCGGGCGATGGGCTCGTTGAAGCACAGGCGCACCGTCTGGGGCGGTCGGCCCAGACGGGCGTTCTGCTTGGGGGTGCTCTCCGTCAGCCGGGGCTGGGCGAAGGCTGGAACGGCGGTGGCCAGCGAGAGGGCCACAGCAGCCACCAGAAGGGAGATCAGCCTAGCGGGCCGAATCATCTCTCGCCTCCGAAGGCAGCATTCTAGCACAGACGCCCCTTTGGCGATAGCCTTCCTCTGGCCAGCGGCAGATGTTAATATGATTGCCGAAGTAAGAGGCGCCCGCAGGCGCAGCGCCCGCGGGCGTCTGTGCGAAGGATGCAGGTGAAGCCCAGGGTGTCTTCCCTCACGGAAGGGCACATCGGTGGCCCTCCCCCCCTGCGTTACCGACGGCTGGTAGCGAAGCTGGGCACCAACGTCCTCACCGCCGGCGGCGACCGCCTCGACCTGGAGGTGATGGCGGCCCTGGTGGGCCAGGTGGCCCGGCTGCAGCGCATGGGCGCCCGGGTCATCATCGTCAGCTCGGGGGCCATCGCCGCTGGCCGCCACCGCCTGGGATTGGGAAGGGAGCGGCGTGACATCCCCCAACGCCAGGTGCTGGCAGCCGTGGGCCAGACGGACCTGATGAACGCCTACCAGCAGCTCTTCGCCTGGCACGACATCACCGTGGCCCAGACCCTCCTGACCCGCCGTGACCTGGCCGACCGCCAGGGATATCTGAACGCCCGCAACACCCTCCTGGCGTTGCTGGAGTTGGGGGTGGTGCCCATAGTCAACGAGAACGATGTGGTGGCGGTGGAGGAGATCGAAGGGGCCACCATCGGCGACAACGACAACCTGTCAGCCCTGGTGGCCAACCTGGTGGAGGCCGACCTGCTGGTGCTGCTGACCGATACCGATGGCCTTTACACCGCTGACCCCTATCTGTACCCCGACGCCCGCCCTTTGCGGCGGGTGGAGCGCATCGACGAGCAGGTCGAGAGGCTCGCGCAGGACTCCCATGGCCAGGGTCGCGGCGGCATGATAACCAAGCTCCAGGCGGCCCGATTGGCCACCGCCTCCGGCACCGACGTGGTCATAGCCCACGGTCGGGAGCGAGACGTGCTGGTGCGACTGGCCACGGGAGAGGAGCTGGGCACCCTCTTCCCGGCCTCGGTCGACCGCCTGGAGGGGCGCAAGCGCTGGCTGTTGGCCGGCCTCTCGCTCCGTGGTAGCATCGTGGTGGACGAGGGGGCGGCCCGGGCCCTGCGCAGCGGCCGCGCCAGCCTCCTGCCCGCCGGCGTGAAAGCTGTCCAGGGCCAGTTCCAGCGCGGTGACGTGGTGGCTGTCCTGGACGAGAGGGGACGACGTATAGCCTGCGGCATCGCCAACTACGGTGCCCGCGAAGTGGAGGCCATCCGCGGCATACGCTCGGACCACATCGAGGAGGTGCTGGGCTACGCCTACGGGCAGGAGATCGTGCACCGCGACAACCTCGTCCTGCTGAAAGAGGAGTGATGGTCCCGGAAGGCAAGGCCGCACTCGGGACCCCAGCGTCCAAGGGAGCCTAGGGAGGAGACATGGGCTCGGTGCTCAAGTGGCGTCGCCGCAAGATCCGACGCCACAAGTACAAGAAGCTGAGAAAGAAGACCCGCTGGCAGCGCCGACACAAGTAGGGGCGCCAGAACCGGAAGGAGGCGCTGATACATGATGCGCCGCCTGTTCCCCATGGGGCCGCCCCGCTGGCCCCTGGGCAGGGCCCGGGACAGCAAGGGCCTGCTGGTGGTGGCAGGCGCCCCCACCCGCGAGGAGGCGGAGCGCTGCCAGGAGACCCTCCGTCGCCAGGGCATCCCGGCCCAGTTGAGGCGCGGACGCTCCGGCTTCGAGGTCTGGGTCCCCGCCGAGCGGGAGAGCGAGGCCCGTCTGCTTCTGGGCCTCTCGGGTCGTAGCTGCATCCGCGTGCCCAGGCCCAGGCCCAGCGGCAGCAGGACTGCCTAAGCCTGCCGACCTTTTGCCCTGCTGAGGGATATACTGAGAGCTGAGGCACCGGAGGCATCCCGTGACCGCCACAGTCCAAGAGCTGGAGGCCATGGGCCGGGCGGCCCGTCAGGCGGCCAAGGCCCTGGCCCGGATCCCGACAGCCATCAAGGACAGGGCCCTGGAAGGCATCGCCCGGGCACTGGAGGAGTCCCAGGAGGAGGTGCTGGCCGCCAACCGCCTCGACCTAGAGGAGGGGCGGCGCCTGGGCCTGTCCGAGGCCGTCCTGGACCGCCTGGCCCTTTCGTCCGACAAGCTGCGGGCCATCGCCGCCGATGTGCGCACCGTGGCCCGTCTCCCCGACCCGGTGGGCGAGGTCATCGAGATGCGCACCCTCCCCAACGGCATGCAGGTCGGCCGCAGGCGTGTGCCCCTGGGAGTCATCGCCGCCGTCTACGAGAGCCGTCCCAACGTGACGGTGGACA
This window harbors:
- a CDS encoding TatD family hydrolase; translated protein: MLLVDAHCHLQDRQFEADRQQVLARARETGVRAFVVVGWDLESSQRAVEMADEHADVYAVIGVHPHYASRLDGRSLKALRRLADSAKVVAIGETGLDFYRNLSPPDDQRRAFLAQLELAAELRLPVVVHSREADQETFAILSRYERAVLPDWPHDRPLGQMHCFAGDLPLALRYVQLGFLVSVPATCTYPKSERICTVARGLPLRWLTVETDAPYLPPQGRRGQRNEPAYLPETVEAIARLRGEEAWRVARGTALAAAWLFGLGDIGEEEGT
- the metG gene encoding methionine--tRNA ligase, yielding MAERIFIGVAWPYANGPLHTGQIVGAYLPADIFARYHRTVGNQVLMVSGSDQHGTPITVRAEQEGKTPAEIAAHYHQEFLETWRRLGISFDLYTSTGTENHARTVHDIFLKLYERGDIYKGTMRLPFCTVEERFLLDRYVEGTCPICGYTAARGDQCDNCGNVLDPVDLLDPRCRFDGSRPEIRESEHFFLRLSAYNDRLRKWLSSDKAHWRKNVLNFSLSLLEQGLRDRAITRDITWGVPIPLEGYQDKRIYVWFEAVIGYLSASKEWAQRQGDPEKWRQFWQDPKCKSYYFIGKDNIIFHTLIWPAQLMAYSDATGEPYNLPYDVPANQYQTVRGAKASTSRNLAVWVLDFLSRYDPDPLRYYLAVTMPETSDSDFTWADFVRRNNDELVATWGNLVNRVLAFAYRHFDRTIPTPAQLLERDRMLLHQVEQALKRTGENIAACRFRAGIEAAMAAAREANRYLEDSAPWRLVGQDRPRCATVIYTSIAAINGLKVAFYPYLPFTSQRLHQMLGYKGTLEAQGWRFDLPRPGQHLLEPEPLFKKLDPSIVEEEEARLGA
- the rsmI gene encoding 16S rRNA (cytidine(1402)-2'-O)-methyltransferase produces the protein MPVLYLVATPIGNLEDVTLRALRVLREVSSIAAEDTRTARKLLSHYGIRARLVSYNEHNKAARIPYILSLLREGDVALVSEAGMPGISDPGTDLVAAAAAAGFRVVPVPGPSAVVTALAVSGMPANRFLFLGFLPRRQGERRRLLAEVRGLGCTLVALEAPHRLRASLADVLDVLGDRRIAVCRELTKAFEEVFRGTVSAALAHFQEPRGEFTLVIQGARTDRAGEQGGGEARLSGEGHGTTSPLTESQKEALREELASLREQGLRAREAVAQVSARHGLPRRLVYRLWLESASRPGQGGLC
- a CDS encoding GuaB3 family IMP dehydrogenase-related protein, with protein sequence MSIVPMKELRPAYGFDDVAIVPGSVTVNPELTDVRFSLGGFTFELPILAAALDAIVDPQFAIAFARLGGLAVLNLEGLYTRYEDPYAAIAEIVSASQEESAAVIQRLYSAPIREELVGERVRQIKAGGAVCAVAATPANTKRLAPIAVEAGADIFVVQSTVTTARHISRSLRGLIFEELVEMLRVPVVVGNTVTYAATKELMETGIAAVLVGVGPGASCTSREVLGIGVPQVTATIECAAARDQYYRETGRYVPIITDGGMRNGGDICKALAAGADAVMLGSIFARTQEAPARGYSWGMSTGHAQLPRGTRIHTGVDTTLERLLFGPTSRTDGAENLVGAIRTAMGMCGARTISEFHQAEMIVAPAIKTEGKAFQMAQAARR
- a CDS encoding D-alanyl-D-alanine carboxypeptidase, with amino-acid sequence MSRRAPRYRYGYLPSRRQAGRRRWLLPLLLACVLGALGLLLLRGDGSTRPATVPDGAAAEAGEREAAHSTRSGQGGAVPPTPVQRPLPTPLAAPPSVSGRAVAVVEEPCGALLYALNEHERLPPASLTKIVTALVAEERAPLSAMVTVNVDGGELNFTTGSTVMGLKPGMTLSLRDLLYGLLLPSGNDAALAIAAYVGGSVPAFVQMMNREVQRLGLRDSQFRNPHGLDEPGHYSSAYDMAMLGRALLLRPELARIVASRTYQPAWPGPLLWNSNVFIYNYEGAIGVKIGYTDQARQTIVAAAERDGRRLIVSVLASEDVVNDAQRLLDWAFASIAPQCGPGEER
- the ruvB gene encoding Holliday junction branch migration DNA helicase RuvB — its product is MEERAVSPSAQADDTALDATLRPRRLADFVGQDHIRETLAIAIAAARSRGEPLDHVLLFGPPGLGKTTLAHIIAHEMGVSIRVTSGPAIERPGDLAAILTGLQPGDVLFIDEVHRLPRAAEELLYPALEDFQLDIVLGKRPAARSIRLRLPPFTLVGATTRYALLGAPLRDRFGAVYRLDFYSEEELAAIVRRNAGVLGVEIDEEGTLEIARRARGTPRIANRLLRRARDYAQVRAAGVVTGEVARQALEQLRVDPLGLDEVDHKLLRTIVEKFAGGPVGIETIAAAISEDPDTIMEVYEPYLMQAGLLKRTPRGRVATPLAYRHLGLSPPQPLQRPLFEGEGMG
- a CDS encoding peroxiredoxin, giving the protein MPLQVGDPAPEFVLTDPQRQQVRLSDFQGKKHVVLAFYLLAFTPGUTRELCCFRDLAREFAEADAQVLGVSVDPFPSQGAFARELGLPYPLLSDWPRYQTCRDYGVWRDDRPVPSRVTYVIDKQGIIRGVIESETDMEVHAREALRIVQELAARERGQG
- a CDS encoding copper resistance protein CopC translates to MIRPARLISLLVAAVALSLATAVPAFAQPRLTESTPKQNARLGRPPQTVRLCFNEPIARSGGGDYTLSLARAGGGTVPLSASPSEDGTCLDVRPSWPQEATGSYTLFWMVRQEQGGQSLSGSLTFTVAPPSPPDVLRLALLTTASVAGAAAVALVLTLIRRSIGYEPHRPRAEAESESLVGHH
- the proB gene encoding glutamate 5-kinase, which translates into the protein MKPRVSSLTEGHIGGPPPLRYRRLVAKLGTNVLTAGGDRLDLEVMAALVGQVARLQRMGARVIIVSSGAIAAGRHRLGLGRERRDIPQRQVLAAVGQTDLMNAYQQLFAWHDITVAQTLLTRRDLADRQGYLNARNTLLALLELGVVPIVNENDVVAVEEIEGATIGDNDNLSALVANLVEADLLVLLTDTDGLYTADPYLYPDARPLRRVERIDEQVERLAQDSHGQGRGGMITKLQAARLATASGTDVVIAHGRERDVLVRLATGEELGTLFPASVDRLEGRKRWLLAGLSLRGSIVVDEGAARALRSGRASLLPAGVKAVQGQFQRGDVVAVLDERGRRIACGIANYGAREVEAIRGIRSDHIEEVLGYAYGQEIVHRDNLVLLKEE
- a CDS encoding aurora kinase A-interacting protein, which translates into the protein MGSVLKWRRRKIRRHKYKKLRKKTRWQRRHK